One stretch of Lemur catta isolate mLemCat1 chromosome 2, mLemCat1.pri, whole genome shotgun sequence DNA includes these proteins:
- the ALDOA gene encoding fructose-bisphosphate aldolase A isoform X2 — MARCRPEGSSFTMTCLSMAMAFSYPPVASGQLHPQLGNTQQQTELGKELAVTSIMPYPHPALTPEQKKELSDIAHRIVAPGKGILAADESTGSIAKRLQSIGTENTEENRRFYRQLLLTADDRVNPCIGGVILFHETLYQKADDGRSFPQVIKSKGGVVGIKVDKGVVPLAGTNGETTTQGLDGLSERCAQYKKDGADFAKWRCVLKIGEHTPSALAIMENANVLARYASICQQNGIVPIVEPEILPDGDHDLKRCQYVTEKVLAAVYKALSDHHIYLEGTLLKPNMVTPGHACTQKFSHEEIAMATVTALRRTVPPAVTGITFLSGGQSEEEASINLNAINKCPLLKPWALTFSYGRALQASALKAWGGKKENLKAAQEEYVKRALANSLACQGKYTPSGQAGAAASESLFVSNHAY, encoded by the exons ATGGCAAGGTGCAGGCCAGAAGGGTCCAGCTTCACCATGACCTGCCTGTCCATGGCTATGGCCTTTTCCTATCCCCCAGTTGCCAGTGGGCAACTCCACCCTCAGCTGGGCAACACCCAGCAACAGACAGAGTTAGGAAAG GAACTTGCTGTCACCAGCATCATGCCCTACCCACATCCAGCGCTGACCCCGGAGCAGAAGAAGGAGCTGTCTGACATCGCTCACCGCATTGTGGCTCCGGGCAAGGGCATCCTGGCTGCAGATGAGTCCACTG GGAGTATTGCCAAGCGGCTGCAGTCCATCGGCACTGAGAACACAGAGGAGAACCGGCGCTTCTACCGCCAGCTGCTGCTGACAGCTGATGACCGCGTGAATCCCTGCATCGGGGGTGTCATTCTCTTCCATGAGACACTCTATCAGAAGGCGGATGATGGGCGTTCCTTCCCCCAAGTTATCAAATCCAAGGGTGGGGTTGTGGGCATCAAG gTAGACAAGGGTGTGGTGCCCTTGGCAGGAACAAATGGCGAGACTACCACCCAAG GGCTGGATGGGCTATCTGAGCGCTGTGCCCAGTACAAGAAGGATGGAGCCGACTTTGCCAAGTGGCGTTGTGTGCTGAAAATTGGGGAACACACCCCCTCAGCCCTTGCCATCATGGAAAATGCCAACGTTCTGGCCCGTTATGCCAGTATCTGCCAGCAG AATGGCATTGTGCCCATCGTGGAGCCTGAGATCCTCCCTGATGGAGACCATGACTTGAAGCGCTGTCAGTATGTAACTGAGAAG GTGCTGGCTGCTGTCTACAAGGCTCTGAGTGACCATCACATCTACCTGGAAGGCACCTTGCTGAAGCCCAATATGGTAACCCCAGGCCACGCCTGCACCCAGAAGTTTTCTCATGAGGAGATTGCCATGGCAACTGTCACCGCACTGCGACGCACAGTGCCCCCCGCTGTTACTG GGATCACCTTCCTGTCTGGAGGCCAGAGTGAGGAGGAGGCATCCATCAACCTCAATGCCATCAACAAGTGCCCCCTGCTGAAGCCATGGGCCCTGACCTTCTCCTATGGCCGCGCCCTGCAGGCCTCTGCCCTGAAGGCCTGGGGTGGGAAGAAGGAGAACCTGAAGGCTGCCCAGGAGGAGTATGTGAAGCGAGCCCTG GCCAATAGCCTCGCCTGTCAAGGAAAGTACACCCCCAGTGGTCAGGCCGGGGCTGCAGCCAGCGAGTCCCTCTTCGTCTCTAACCACGCCTACTAA
- the ALDOA gene encoding fructose-bisphosphate aldolase A isoform X1, which translates to MPYPHPALTPEQKKELSDIAHRIVAPGKGILAADESTGSIAKRLQSIGTENTEENRRFYRQLLLTADDRVNPCIGGVILFHETLYQKADDGRSFPQVIKSKGGVVGIKVDKGVVPLAGTNGETTTQGLDGLSERCAQYKKDGADFAKWRCVLKIGEHTPSALAIMENANVLARYASICQQNGIVPIVEPEILPDGDHDLKRCQYVTEKVLAAVYKALSDHHIYLEGTLLKPNMVTPGHACTQKFSHEEIAMATVTALRRTVPPAVTGITFLSGGQSEEEASINLNAINKCPLLKPWALTFSYGRALQASALKAWGGKKENLKAAQEEYVKRALANSLACQGKYTPSGQAGAAASESLFVSNHAY; encoded by the exons ATGCCCTACCCACATCCAGCGCTGACCCCGGAGCAGAAGAAGGAGCTGTCTGACATCGCTCACCGCATTGTGGCTCCGGGCAAGGGCATCCTGGCTGCAGATGAGTCCACTG GGAGTATTGCCAAGCGGCTGCAGTCCATCGGCACTGAGAACACAGAGGAGAACCGGCGCTTCTACCGCCAGCTGCTGCTGACAGCTGATGACCGCGTGAATCCCTGCATCGGGGGTGTCATTCTCTTCCATGAGACACTCTATCAGAAGGCGGATGATGGGCGTTCCTTCCCCCAAGTTATCAAATCCAAGGGTGGGGTTGTGGGCATCAAG gTAGACAAGGGTGTGGTGCCCTTGGCAGGAACAAATGGCGAGACTACCACCCAAG GGCTGGATGGGCTATCTGAGCGCTGTGCCCAGTACAAGAAGGATGGAGCCGACTTTGCCAAGTGGCGTTGTGTGCTGAAAATTGGGGAACACACCCCCTCAGCCCTTGCCATCATGGAAAATGCCAACGTTCTGGCCCGTTATGCCAGTATCTGCCAGCAG AATGGCATTGTGCCCATCGTGGAGCCTGAGATCCTCCCTGATGGAGACCATGACTTGAAGCGCTGTCAGTATGTAACTGAGAAG GTGCTGGCTGCTGTCTACAAGGCTCTGAGTGACCATCACATCTACCTGGAAGGCACCTTGCTGAAGCCCAATATGGTAACCCCAGGCCACGCCTGCACCCAGAAGTTTTCTCATGAGGAGATTGCCATGGCAACTGTCACCGCACTGCGACGCACAGTGCCCCCCGCTGTTACTG GGATCACCTTCCTGTCTGGAGGCCAGAGTGAGGAGGAGGCATCCATCAACCTCAATGCCATCAACAAGTGCCCCCTGCTGAAGCCATGGGCCCTGACCTTCTCCTATGGCCGCGCCCTGCAGGCCTCTGCCCTGAAGGCCTGGGGTGGGAAGAAGGAGAACCTGAAGGCTGCCCAGGAGGAGTATGTGAAGCGAGCCCTG GCCAATAGCCTCGCCTGTCAAGGAAAGTACACCCCCAGTGGTCAGGCCGGGGCTGCAGCCAGCGAGTCCCTCTTCGTCTCTAACCACGCCTACTAA
- the PPP4C gene encoding serine/threonine-protein phosphatase 4 catalytic subunit — protein sequence MAEISDLDRQIEQLRRCELIKESEVKALCAKAREILVEESNVQRVDSPVTVCGDIHGQFYDLKELFRVGGDVPETNYLFMGDFVDRGFYSVETFLLLLALKVRYPDRITLIRGNHESRQITQVYGFYDECLRKYGSVTVWRYCTEIFDYLSLSAIIDGKIFCVHGGLSPSIQTLDQIRTIDRKQEVPHDGPMCDLLWSDPEDTTGWGVSPRGAGYLFGSDVVAQFNAANDIDMICRAHQLVMEGYKWHFNETVLTVWSAPNYCYRCGNVAAILELDEHLQKDFIIFEAAPQETRGIPSKKPVADYFL from the exons ATGGCGGAGATCAGCGACCTGGACCGGCAGATCGAGCAGCTGCGGCGCTGCGAGCTCATTAAGGAGAGCGAAGTCAAGGCCCTGTGTGCTAAGGCCAG AGAGATCTTGGTAGAGGAGAGCAACGTGCAGAGGGTGGACTCCCCAGTCACA GTATGCGGTGACATCCATGGACAATTCTATGACCTCAAGGAGCTGTTCAGA GTGGGTGGTGACGTCCCTGAGACCAACTACCTCTTCATGGGGGACTTTGTGGACCGTGGCTTCTATAGCGTTGAAACGTTCCTCCTGCTGCTGGCACTTAAG GTTCGCTATCCTGACCGCATCACCCTGATCCGGGGCAACCACGAGAGTCGCCAGATCACCCAGGTCTACGGCTTCTATGACGAGTGCCTGCGCAAATACGGCTCGGTGACTGTGTGGCGCTACTGCACCGAGATCTTTGACTACCTCAGCCTGTCGGCCATCATCGATGGCAAG ATCTTCTGTGTGCATGGGGGCCTATCCCCCTCCATCCAGACTCTGGACCAGATCCGGACGATTGACCGAAAGCAAGAGGTGCCTCATGACGGGCCTATGTGTGACCTCCTCTGGTCCGACCCTGAAG ACACAACAGGCTGGGGTGTGAGCCCCCGTGGGGCCGGCTACCTATTTGGCAGTGACGTGGTGGCCCAGTTCAATGCAGCCAATGACATTGACATGATCTGCCGGGCCCACCAACTAGTGATGGAAGGTTACAAGTGGCACTTCAATGAGACTGTGCTCACTGTGTGGTCAGCACCCAACTACTGCTACCG CTGTGGGAACGTGGCAGCCATCTTGGAGCTGGACGAGCATCTGCAGAAAGATTTCATCATCTTCGAGGCCGCTCCGCAAGAGACTCGGGGCATCCCCTCCAAGAAGCCTGTGGCTGACTACTTCCTGTGA
- the TBX6 gene encoding T-box transcription factor TBX6 isoform X2, translated as MYHPRELYPSLGAGYRLGPPQPGADSSFPSALAEGYRYPDLDPPKLDCFLSGIEAAPRTLAAPPPLPLLPPAVGTEPAPSAPEVLHSLPGVSLSLENRELWKEFSSVGTEMIITKAGRRMFPACRVSVTGLDPEARYLFLLDVVPVDGARYRWQGRHWEPSGKAEPRLPDRVYIHPDSPATGGHWMRQPVSFHRVKLTNSTLDPHGHLILHSMHKYQPRIHLVRAAQLCSQHWGGVASFRFPETIFISVTAYQNPRITQLKIAANPFAKGFRENGRNCKRERDARVKRKLRGPEPVATEAYGSGGTPASQRLQTLGTQPPTQQHSWSCSQDQGAQGIQQLPLQRPLPPTSSKVAPSPCRTLGLGVTWMWAPSRCTEPLLGSSASHHLPSQTSSSLPPAL; from the exons ATGTATCATCCACGAGAGTTGTACCCCTCCTTGGGGGCCGGCTACCGCCTGGGGCCCCCCCAGCCCGGGGCTGACTCCAGCTTCCCGTCTGCCCTGGCAGAAGGCTACCGCTACCCCG ATTTGGACCCCCCAAAACTGGATTGCTTCCTCTCTGGAATTGAGGCTGCTCCCCGCACTCTGGCTgcacccccacctctgccccttcTGCCCCCAGCCGTGGGCACTGAACCGGCACCGTCAGCCCCAGAGGTCCTCCATTCACTCCCTGGGGTCAGCCTGAGCCTGGAGAACCGGGAACTGTGGAAGGAGTTCAGCTCTGTGGGGACAGAGATGATCATCACCAAAGCTGGGAG GCGCATGTTCCCTGCTTGTCGAGTATCAGTCACCGGCCTGGACCCCGAGGCCCGCTACCTGTTTCTTCTGGATGTGGTTCCGGTAGATGGGGCTCGCTACCGATGGCAGGGCCGGCACTGGGAGCCCAGTGGCAAGGCAGAGCCCCGCCTGCCCGACCGCGTCTACATTCACCCTGACTCTCCTGCCACTGGTGGTCACTGGATGCGGCAGCCTGTGTCTTTCCATCGTGTCAAGCTCACCAACAGCACGCTGGACCCCCATGGCCAC CTGATCTTGCACTCCATGCACAAGTACCAACCCCGCATACACCTGGTGCGGGCAGCCCAGCTTTGCAGCCAACACTGGGGGGGTGTGGCGTCCTTCCGCTTCCCCGAAACCATATTCATCTCTGTGACAGCCTACCAGAACCCACGG ATCACACAACTGAAGATTGCAGCCAATCCCTTTGCCAAAGGCTTCCGGGAGAACGGCAGAAACTGTAAGAG GGAGCGAGATGCCCGTGTGAAGAGGAAACTGCGGGGCCCAGAGCCAGTAGCCACAGAGGCCTATGGGAGTGGAG GAACCCCAGCTTCCCAGAGGCTACAGACTCTGGGCACCCAGCCCCCTACTCAGCAGCATTCCTGGAGCTGCAGCCAGGACCAGGGGGCTCAGGGTATCCAGCAACTTCCCCTGCAGCGTCCTTTGCCCCCCACTTCCTCCAAGGTGGCCCCTTCCCCCTGCCGTACCCTGGGCCTGGGAGTTACCTGGATGTGGGCTCCAAGCCGATGTACTGAGCCACTGCTgggctcctcagcctcccaccatCTCCCATCACAAACCTCCagttcccttcccccagccctgtaG
- the TBX6 gene encoding T-box transcription factor TBX6 isoform X1 yields MYHPRELYPSLGAGYRLGPPQPGADSSFPSALAEGYRYPDLDPPKLDCFLSGIEAAPRTLAAPPPLPLLPPAVGTEPAPSAPEVLHSLPGVSLSLENRELWKEFSSVGTEMIITKAGRRMFPACRVSVTGLDPEARYLFLLDVVPVDGARYRWQGRHWEPSGKAEPRLPDRVYIHPDSPATGGHWMRQPVSFHRVKLTNSTLDPHGHLILHSMHKYQPRIHLVRAAQLCSQHWGGVASFRFPETIFISVTAYQNPRITQLKIAANPFAKGFRENGRNCKRERDARVKRKLRGPEPVATEAYGSGEAAGGPCDSTLGGDIHETDPEKAPAPREAAPAPVLPCGGPSAEAYLLHPAAFHGAPSHLPTRNPSFPEATDSGHPAPYSAAFLELQPGPGGSGYPATSPAASFAPHFLQGGPFPLPYPGPGSYLDVGSKPMY; encoded by the exons ATGTATCATCCACGAGAGTTGTACCCCTCCTTGGGGGCCGGCTACCGCCTGGGGCCCCCCCAGCCCGGGGCTGACTCCAGCTTCCCGTCTGCCCTGGCAGAAGGCTACCGCTACCCCG ATTTGGACCCCCCAAAACTGGATTGCTTCCTCTCTGGAATTGAGGCTGCTCCCCGCACTCTGGCTgcacccccacctctgccccttcTGCCCCCAGCCGTGGGCACTGAACCGGCACCGTCAGCCCCAGAGGTCCTCCATTCACTCCCTGGGGTCAGCCTGAGCCTGGAGAACCGGGAACTGTGGAAGGAGTTCAGCTCTGTGGGGACAGAGATGATCATCACCAAAGCTGGGAG GCGCATGTTCCCTGCTTGTCGAGTATCAGTCACCGGCCTGGACCCCGAGGCCCGCTACCTGTTTCTTCTGGATGTGGTTCCGGTAGATGGGGCTCGCTACCGATGGCAGGGCCGGCACTGGGAGCCCAGTGGCAAGGCAGAGCCCCGCCTGCCCGACCGCGTCTACATTCACCCTGACTCTCCTGCCACTGGTGGTCACTGGATGCGGCAGCCTGTGTCTTTCCATCGTGTCAAGCTCACCAACAGCACGCTGGACCCCCATGGCCAC CTGATCTTGCACTCCATGCACAAGTACCAACCCCGCATACACCTGGTGCGGGCAGCCCAGCTTTGCAGCCAACACTGGGGGGGTGTGGCGTCCTTCCGCTTCCCCGAAACCATATTCATCTCTGTGACAGCCTACCAGAACCCACGG ATCACACAACTGAAGATTGCAGCCAATCCCTTTGCCAAAGGCTTCCGGGAGAACGGCAGAAACTGTAAGAG GGAGCGAGATGCCCGTGTGAAGAGGAAACTGCGGGGCCCAGAGCCAGTAGCCACAGAGGCCTATGGGAGTGGAG AAGCAGCAGGTGGTCCCTGTGACTCCACCCTGGGTGGGGACATTCATGAGACAGACCCAGAGAAGGCCCCAGCACCCCGGGaagctgcccctgccccagtTCTTCCATGCGGTGGCCCCAGCGCTGAGGCCTACCTCCTGCACCCTGCAGCTTTCCATGGGGCCCCCAGTCACCTTCCAACCAG GAACCCCAGCTTCCCAGAGGCTACAGACTCTGGGCACCCAGCCCCCTACTCAGCAGCATTCCTGGAGCTGCAGCCAGGACCAGGGGGCTCAGGGTATCCAGCAACTTCCCCTGCAGCGTCCTTTGCCCCCCACTTCCTCCAAGGTGGCCCCTTCCCCCTGCCGTACCCTGGGCCTGGGAGTTACCTGGATGTGGGCTCCAAGCCGATGTACTGA
- the TBX6 gene encoding T-box transcription factor TBX6 isoform X3 translates to MYHPRELYPSLGAGYRLGPPQPGADSSFPSALAEGYRYPDLDPPKLDCFLSGIEAAPRTLAAPPPLPLLPPAVGTEPAPSAPEVLHSLPGVSLSLENRELWKEFSSVGTEMIITKAGRRMFPACRVSVTGLDPEARYLFLLDVVPVDGARYRWQGRHWEPSGKAEPRLPDRVYIHPDSPATGGHWMRQPVSFHRVKLTNSTLDPHGHLILHSMHKYQPRIHLVRAAQLCSQHWGGVASFRFPETIFISVTAYQNPRITQLKIAANPFAKGFRENGRNCKRERDARVKRKLRGPEPVATEAYGSGAFHGAPSHLPTRNPSFPEATDSGHPAPYSAAFLELQPGPGGSGYPATSPAASFAPHFLQGGPFPLPYPGPGSYLDVGSKPMY, encoded by the exons ATGTATCATCCACGAGAGTTGTACCCCTCCTTGGGGGCCGGCTACCGCCTGGGGCCCCCCCAGCCCGGGGCTGACTCCAGCTTCCCGTCTGCCCTGGCAGAAGGCTACCGCTACCCCG ATTTGGACCCCCCAAAACTGGATTGCTTCCTCTCTGGAATTGAGGCTGCTCCCCGCACTCTGGCTgcacccccacctctgccccttcTGCCCCCAGCCGTGGGCACTGAACCGGCACCGTCAGCCCCAGAGGTCCTCCATTCACTCCCTGGGGTCAGCCTGAGCCTGGAGAACCGGGAACTGTGGAAGGAGTTCAGCTCTGTGGGGACAGAGATGATCATCACCAAAGCTGGGAG GCGCATGTTCCCTGCTTGTCGAGTATCAGTCACCGGCCTGGACCCCGAGGCCCGCTACCTGTTTCTTCTGGATGTGGTTCCGGTAGATGGGGCTCGCTACCGATGGCAGGGCCGGCACTGGGAGCCCAGTGGCAAGGCAGAGCCCCGCCTGCCCGACCGCGTCTACATTCACCCTGACTCTCCTGCCACTGGTGGTCACTGGATGCGGCAGCCTGTGTCTTTCCATCGTGTCAAGCTCACCAACAGCACGCTGGACCCCCATGGCCAC CTGATCTTGCACTCCATGCACAAGTACCAACCCCGCATACACCTGGTGCGGGCAGCCCAGCTTTGCAGCCAACACTGGGGGGGTGTGGCGTCCTTCCGCTTCCCCGAAACCATATTCATCTCTGTGACAGCCTACCAGAACCCACGG ATCACACAACTGAAGATTGCAGCCAATCCCTTTGCCAAAGGCTTCCGGGAGAACGGCAGAAACTGTAAGAG GGAGCGAGATGCCCGTGTGAAGAGGAAACTGCGGGGCCCAGAGCCAGTAGCCACAGAGGCCTATGGGAGTGGAG CTTTCCATGGGGCCCCCAGTCACCTTCCAACCAG GAACCCCAGCTTCCCAGAGGCTACAGACTCTGGGCACCCAGCCCCCTACTCAGCAGCATTCCTGGAGCTGCAGCCAGGACCAGGGGGCTCAGGGTATCCAGCAACTTCCCCTGCAGCGTCCTTTGCCCCCCACTTCCTCCAAGGTGGCCCCTTCCCCCTGCCGTACCCTGGGCCTGGGAGTTACCTGGATGTGGGCTCCAAGCCGATGTACTGA
- the YPEL3 gene encoding protein yippee-like 3 gives MCVVQVLTAHLLPPRQALGSLCSPWAAPRVGPLPPAPAMVRISKPKTFQAYLDDCHRRYSCAHCRAHLANHDDLISKSFQGSQGRAYLFNSVVNVGCGPAEERVLLTGLHAVADIHCENCKTTLGWKYEQAFESSQKYKEGKYIIELNHMIKDNGWD, from the exons ATGTGTGTGGTCCAGGTCCTCACAGCCCACCTACTCCCTCCCCGGCAGGCACTGGGCTCCCTCTGCTCCCCGTGGGCTGCTCCCCGCGTGGGGCCACTGCCCCCGGCCCCCGCCATGGTGCGGATTTCAAAGCCCAAGACGTTTCAGGCCTACTTGGATGATTGTCACCGGAGGTATAGCTGTGCCCACTGCCGCGCTCACCTGGCCAACCACGACGACCTCATCTCCAAG TCCTTCCAGGGCAGTCAGGGGCGTGCCTACCTCTTCAACTCCGT AGTGAACGTGGGCTGCGGGCCAGCCGAGGAGCGGGTGCTGCTGACAGGCCTCCATGCTGTCGCTGACATCCACTGCGAGAACTGCAAGACCACTTTGGGCTGGAAATAT GAACAGGCCTTTGAGAGCAGCCAGAAGTATAAAGAGGGGAAGTACATCATTGAACTCAACCACATGATCAAAGACAACGGCTGGGATTGA
- the GDPD3 gene encoding lysophospholipase D GDPD3 isoform X2: MGPLLYYALPALGSYVMLSIFFLRRPRLLYTPWTPAYRVRLGAHRGGSGERLEHTMEAMENSMTQRADLLELDCQLTRDGVVVVSHDENLSRQSGLNRDVSSLDFEDLPLYKEELEIYFSPGHFTHGSDRRMVSLEDMFQRFPRTPMSLEVKEENEELIHKIASLVRRFDRNEISIWASEKSSVMKKCKAANAEMPRSFTVSRGLWLLLLYYLGLLPFTPIPEKFFFCFLPTIINRLIMRKSLIRHLEDRGVQVIFWCLNEESDFEVAFSLGATGVMTDYPTALRRYLDNHRRAAWAS; the protein is encoded by the exons ATGGGTCCCCTGTTGTACTACGCCCTGCCCGCCCTGGGCAGCTATGTCATGCTGTCCATCTTCTTCCTGCGCCGGCCTCGCCTGCTGTACACACCCTGGACTCCAGCCTATCGTGTCCGCCTGGGGGCCCACCGAGGAG GATCTGGAGAGCGGCTGGAGCACACCATGGAGGCCATGGAGAA CTCCATGACCCAGCGAGCTGACCTCCTAGAGCTAGACTGCCAGCTGACAAGGGACGGAGTGGTGGTGGTGTCACATGATGAGAACCTGTCCCGCCAGTCAGGCCTGAACAGGGATGTGAGCAGCCTGGACTTTGAG gacCTGCCCCTCTACAAGGAGGAGCTGGAGATTTACTTCTCACCAG gccacttTACTCACGGGTCAGACCGGCGCATGGTGAGTCTGGAGGACATGTTCCAGAGGTTCCCAAGGACGCCCATGAGCTTGGAGGTCAAAGAAGAGAATGAAGAGCTCATTCACAAG ATAGCAAGCCTGGTGAGGCGCTTTGACCGCAATGAAATCTCCATCTGGGCCTCAGAGAAGAGCTCAGTCATGAAGAAGTGCAAGGCTGCC AATGCTGAGATGCCACGGTCCTTCACGGTGAGCAGAGGATTGTGGCTGCTGCTGCTCTATTACCTGGGGCTGCTGCCTTTCACCCCCATCCCAGAGAAGTTCTTCTTCTGCTTCCTGCCCACCATCATCAACAG GCTCATCATGAGGAAGAGTCTGATCCGCCACCTGGAGGACCGTGGGGTGCAG GTGATCTTTTGGTGCCTTAATGAAGAGTCGGATTTTGAGGTGGCCTTCAGCCTGGGAGCCACTGGTGTCATGACCGATTATCCTACAGCCCTGCGGCGCTACCTGGACAACCATAGACGAGCTGCCTGGGCCTCTTAA
- the GDPD3 gene encoding lysophospholipase D GDPD3 isoform X1, translated as MGPLLYYALPALGSYVMLSIFFLRRPRLLYTPWTPAYRVRLGAHRGGSGERLEHTMEAMENSMTQRADLLELDCQLTRDGVVVVSHDENLSRQSGLNRDVSSLDFEDLPLYKEELEIYFSPGHFTHGSDRRMVSLEDMFQRFPRTPMSLEVKEENEELIHKIASLVRRFDRNEISIWASEKSSVMKKCKAANAEMPRSFTVSRGLWLLLLYYLGLLPFTPIPEKFFFCFLPTIINRTYFPFPCSWLNQLTATVSRWLIMRKSLIRHLEDRGVQVIFWCLNEESDFEVAFSLGATGVMTDYPTALRRYLDNHRRAAWAS; from the exons ATGGGTCCCCTGTTGTACTACGCCCTGCCCGCCCTGGGCAGCTATGTCATGCTGTCCATCTTCTTCCTGCGCCGGCCTCGCCTGCTGTACACACCCTGGACTCCAGCCTATCGTGTCCGCCTGGGGGCCCACCGAGGAG GATCTGGAGAGCGGCTGGAGCACACCATGGAGGCCATGGAGAA CTCCATGACCCAGCGAGCTGACCTCCTAGAGCTAGACTGCCAGCTGACAAGGGACGGAGTGGTGGTGGTGTCACATGATGAGAACCTGTCCCGCCAGTCAGGCCTGAACAGGGATGTGAGCAGCCTGGACTTTGAG gacCTGCCCCTCTACAAGGAGGAGCTGGAGATTTACTTCTCACCAG gccacttTACTCACGGGTCAGACCGGCGCATGGTGAGTCTGGAGGACATGTTCCAGAGGTTCCCAAGGACGCCCATGAGCTTGGAGGTCAAAGAAGAGAATGAAGAGCTCATTCACAAG ATAGCAAGCCTGGTGAGGCGCTTTGACCGCAATGAAATCTCCATCTGGGCCTCAGAGAAGAGCTCAGTCATGAAGAAGTGCAAGGCTGCC AATGCTGAGATGCCACGGTCCTTCACGGTGAGCAGAGGATTGTGGCTGCTGCTGCTCTATTACCTGGGGCTGCTGCCTTTCACCCCCATCCCAGAGAAGTTCTTCTTCTGCTTCCTGCCCACCATCATCAACAG GACCTATTTCCCATTTCCCTGCTCTTGGCTGAACCAGCTGACAGCTACGGTTTCCAGATG GCTCATCATGAGGAAGAGTCTGATCCGCCACCTGGAGGACCGTGGGGTGCAG GTGATCTTTTGGTGCCTTAATGAAGAGTCGGATTTTGAGGTGGCCTTCAGCCTGGGAGCCACTGGTGTCATGACCGATTATCCTACAGCCCTGCGGCGCTACCTGGACAACCATAGACGAGCTGCCTGGGCCTCTTAA